A single genomic interval of Acetobacteraceae bacterium harbors:
- a CDS encoding ComEC/Rec2 family competence protein — protein sequence MGAIAQTILCGKTGGLSRHARDIYAASSGLAHLLAVAGLRLGFVMGFTLFLLRHALVLWPRAALNWPCREIAFGAAWMMGACYVTLTGAHLPALRSFGMATLVVLALMTGRQALSLRSWALVAMTLLIARPSVALDVSFQMSFEAVLALDHRL from the coding sequence GTGGGGGCGATTGCCCAAACCATCCTCTGCGGTAAGACGGGCGGGCTCAGCAGACACGCACGCGATATTTACGCGGCTTCCTCGGGCCTCGCCCATTTGCTGGCGGTGGCGGGTTTGCGTCTGGGCTTTGTTATGGGATTCACGCTGTTTCTGCTCCGTCATGCATTGGTGCTCTGGCCACGCGCGGCGCTTAACTGGCCGTGCCGTGAGATAGCCTTCGGCGCGGCGTGGATGATGGGTGCTTGTTACGTTACCCTGACAGGCGCACATCTTCCCGCTTTGCGCAGTTTTGGCATGGCGACACTCGTCGTTCTGGCACTTATGACGGGGCGGCAGGCGCTTTCCCTGCGCTCCTGGGCTCTCGTGGCTATGACTTTGCTGATCGCGCGCCCCTCTGTCGCGCTGGATGTGTCGTTTCAGATGTCTTTCGAAGCCGTATTGGCCCTTGATCACCGGCTATGA
- a CDS encoding ComEC/Rec2 family competence protein, translated as MRRLHHRRDVLAKMRTHLVMLTATSFFAGLATLPIVAAHFNVVQPWFILANIVAVPIAAIFIMPMRVMALLAMPFHLEGGFLQVMRYGISCINALAEWVTHFPIAQISIPHAPDWAMLVYGVSLYFLCLVRSAWRLAALIGIAVVVASPWLVMRPDILVLSDAALIVVRRGQALYLTKPGFMQKGTAQKWLDDFSLKASAFDDLRHDPEMNCDGDLCLLNVAGRDVLFHFSGPRRASKRTRADFCARSVIKINVASARPLCREAGQIDRFHAWREGAVAIYMGASPPRLVTDRSWRGARLCGSL; from the coding sequence ATGCGGCGGCTGCACCATCGACGGGATGTTCTGGCGAAGATGCGGACGCATCTTGTCATGCTCACCGCGACCAGTTTCTTCGCGGGGTTAGCGACGCTGCCCATCGTGGCGGCGCATTTCAATGTTGTGCAGCCCTGGTTCATCCTCGCGAATATCGTGGCGGTGCCGATTGCGGCGATTTTCATCATGCCCATGAGAGTGATGGCGCTTCTCGCCATGCCGTTTCATCTGGAAGGCGGGTTTCTGCAGGTGATGCGTTATGGCATTTCATGCATCAATGCGTTGGCGGAGTGGGTCACGCATTTTCCCATTGCGCAAATTTCCATACCGCACGCGCCGGATTGGGCGATGCTGGTCTATGGCGTCAGTCTCTACTTCCTGTGTCTTGTCCGCAGCGCGTGGCGTTTGGCGGCGCTGATCGGCATCGCGGTGGTGGTGGCGTCCCCCTGGCTGGTGATGCGTCCTGACATTCTCGTATTATCCGACGCTGCTCTGATTGTGGTGCGGCGCGGTCAGGCCCTTTATCTAACGAAGCCAGGATTCATGCAGAAAGGAACGGCACAGAAATGGCTGGATGATTTCTCCCTCAAAGCGAGTGCATTTGACGATCTGCGGCATGACCCGGAGATGAATTGTGATGGTGATCTCTGCCTTCTGAACGTTGCGGGCCGGGACGTCCTGTTTCATTTCTCGGGGCCGCGTCGCGCTTCGAAGAGGACGCGTGCCGACTTTTGCGCCAGGAGCGTCATCAAAATCAATGTTGCGTCCGCGCGGCCCCTCTGTCGTGAAGCGGGGCAGATTGACCGCTTTCATGCATGGCGGGAGGGTGCCGTTGCCATTTATATGGGCGCCTCACCGCCGCGACTTGTCACGGATCGCTCATGGCGGGGCGCGCGGCTCTGTGGGTCCCTTTAA
- a CDS encoding cation:proton antiporter, which translates to MTSLGLFASLLCLATLLGIVNARTLKLPDTIGILLYALCLSIFIRVPDTMMPQLDLHSLPSRIIALADLPGNLLNGALSFLLFAGALHVDVEQIARKKWQVEALAIIGTILSVGFLSGAMWLGGQILHVNLPFLWCLLLGAIIALTDPFSVIGMLRQFGLPASLRAVFAGESLLNDGVAIVIFGLAMSVISGQESHISFGLAAEYFALEAVGGALLGGLAGAVGAYCWRLARRPQLQLLVSLSIATGAFSLAQALEMSGPIAVVVAGFCLAGRYAQKQLDAETRQMLLAFWDLIDEILNALLFMLIGLTVFSILPQRHSATLLLLGIPLSILTQGLTMAPVARRLYPETRR; encoded by the coding sequence ATGACATCTCTAGGTCTTTTTGCATCGCTTTTATGCCTTGCGACACTCCTCGGCATCGTCAATGCGCGCACTTTGAAGCTGCCGGACACGATTGGCATTCTGCTTTACGCTTTATGCCTGTCCATTTTCATCCGTGTTCCCGACACGATGATGCCTCAGCTTGACCTGCACAGCCTGCCCAGTCGCATCATCGCCCTCGCCGATCTGCCCGGTAATCTGCTGAATGGCGCATTGTCCTTCCTGCTCTTTGCCGGGGCGCTTCATGTTGATGTTGAGCAGATCGCCCGCAAGAAATGGCAGGTCGAAGCGCTCGCCATCATCGGGACGATTTTATCTGTCGGTTTCCTGTCAGGGGCGATGTGGCTCGGGGGGCAGATCCTGCATGTCAATCTGCCTTTTTTATGGTGCCTCCTGCTTGGTGCCATTATCGCGCTGACGGATCCGTTTTCCGTCATCGGCATGTTGCGGCAGTTTGGCCTGCCAGCCTCCCTCCGCGCCGTCTTCGCGGGGGAAAGCCTGTTGAATGACGGTGTGGCCATTGTGATATTCGGGCTTGCCATGTCTGTGATTTCGGGGCAGGAAAGCCATATCAGCTTCGGTCTCGCAGCAGAGTATTTCGCGCTTGAAGCTGTCGGTGGTGCCTTGCTTGGCGGCCTGGCCGGGGCGGTCGGCGCGTATTGCTGGCGGCTGGCACGACGCCCCCAATTGCAGTTGCTCGTCTCGCTCAGTATCGCAACCGGCGCGTTCAGCCTTGCGCAGGCGCTGGAAATGTCCGGTCCCATCGCTGTTGTGGTGGCCGGGTTCTGCCTTGCAGGGCGTTACGCGCAGAAGCAGCTCGATGCAGAAACGCGCCAGATGCTGCTTGCCTTCTGGGATTTGATTGATGAGATCCTCAACGCCCTGCTCTTTATGCTGATCGGCCTGACGGTCTTCTCGATCCTGCCGCAACGTCATTCTGCGACGCTGCTTCTGCTCGGCATCCCGCTCTCCATTCTCACCCAAGGGTTGACGATGGCACCGGTCGCGCGGCGCCTCTACCCGGAAACGCGACGATAA
- the nth gene encoding endonuclease III, producing MTKKQASSFITALAHARPDAESELVYASPFELLVAVALSAQATDKSVNKVTSSLFAAAPDPAALALLGEEAIAAHIRSIGLWRSKARNLNKLCHQLCTLHNGAVPSNRKELEALAGVGRKTANVVLSVIFGEDAMAVDTHIFRIGNRTGLAPGKTPRQVEDGLRRVIPPDMLRPAHHWLILHGRYTCRARHPLCSTCPAFTPCQFPLKGRNADPLPDDKSAVAANPD from the coding sequence ATGACAAAAAAACAAGCGTCCAGCTTCATTACGGCGCTTGCTCATGCGCGCCCGGACGCTGAGAGCGAACTTGTTTACGCATCACCTTTTGAGCTGCTCGTCGCCGTCGCACTCTCTGCCCAGGCAACAGACAAGTCCGTTAATAAAGTCACGTCTTCCCTCTTCGCCGCCGCGCCGGACCCGGCTGCGCTGGCGCTTTTGGGGGAAGAAGCCATTGCCGCACACATACGTAGTATCGGACTCTGGCGTTCAAAGGCCCGAAACTTAAATAAACTTTGCCATCAGCTCTGTACCCTTCATAATGGCGCCGTCCCATCCAACCGGAAAGAGCTTGAAGCACTTGCCGGGGTGGGGCGCAAAACCGCGAATGTCGTCCTCAGTGTGATTTTTGGAGAGGATGCCATGGCGGTCGACACCCATATTTTCCGTATCGGCAATCGTACCGGCCTGGCGCCGGGCAAAACACCCCGACAGGTGGAAGACGGCCTGCGGCGCGTCATCCCGCCCGACATGCTGCGCCCGGCCCATCACTGGCTGATTCTGCACGGGCGCTATACGTGCAGGGCGCGCCACCCTCTCTGCAGCACATGCCCGGCCTTTACGCCCTGCCAATTTCCCCTGAAAGGCCGGAATGCCGATCCGCTACCCGATGATAAAAGTGCTGTCGCCGCCAATCCGGATTGA
- a CDS encoding ABC transporter ATP-binding protein → MTEFETPHRSQRIGYGRTLHFVITRWLREPRALSRTLMGVAVATACDVVMPVVAGWLISAIAPIGHSVSADRAASLHAAIWAVSAMAILGLLSVIGRRSMYVGITKLSTRVMRSVLVEGFDRVQHFSTDWHANTFAGSTVRRLTRGMWALDTVDDVLLLALLPQILVLGGTAGVLTFRDPLMGAILIISILLFVALSIALTIFYVSPTSRISNQWDSRVGAAIADAITCNATVKSFGAEMREKLRLHHVMEMWQQRTRKSWIRGTDSGNLQALASLLMRLALIAIVIWRWWEGRADAGRVAYVLTMVFLIQGYLRDLGNQVSQLQRGVNEMEEMVAIFDHETDVADSAHAKDIAIHRGGIRFDKVTFVYPGTTRSLFTDFSVSIEGGTSVALVGRSGSGKSSFVKLLQRLYDPQAGSISIDGTDLRDFSLSSLRGQIAIVPQDPALFHRSLAENIAYANPTASQADIERAAKQANAHDFIAHLPEGYKTLVGERGVKLSGGERQRVAIARAFLADAPIVIFDEATSSLDSQSELLVNEAMDRLMLGRTVIVIAHRLSTVRSLDRIIVFQQGRIVEDGSHDALLNLPEGVYNHLYRIQAHEGHADQI, encoded by the coding sequence ATGACAGAGTTTGAAACACCTCATCGGTCGCAGCGGATCGGATATGGCAGAACGCTGCACTTCGTCATCACAAGATGGCTGCGGGAGCCGCGTGCCCTGTCGCGAACCCTGATGGGCGTAGCTGTTGCGACGGCCTGCGATGTCGTGATGCCGGTCGTGGCAGGGTGGCTGATCAGCGCCATCGCGCCTATAGGCCATTCCGTAAGTGCGGACCGTGCCGCATCCCTCCATGCGGCGATCTGGGCGGTCAGCGCGATGGCGATATTGGGCCTCCTCTCCGTCATCGGGCGCCGCTCCATGTATGTCGGCATTACCAAATTATCCACGCGGGTGATGCGGTCCGTCCTTGTTGAAGGGTTTGACCGCGTCCAGCATTTCTCAACCGATTGGCACGCCAATACTTTTGCGGGTTCAACCGTCCGGCGTCTGACGCGCGGCATGTGGGCATTGGACACGGTTGATGATGTTCTGCTTCTGGCGCTGCTGCCGCAAATTCTCGTCCTTGGCGGTACAGCGGGGGTGCTGACATTTCGTGATCCGCTGATGGGTGCCATTCTCATCATATCGATCCTGTTATTTGTCGCGCTTTCCATCGCGCTGACAATTTTTTATGTGTCACCCACGTCACGCATTTCCAACCAATGGGATTCCCGGGTGGGTGCCGCGATTGCTGATGCCATCACCTGCAACGCGACCGTTAAATCTTTCGGTGCGGAAATGCGGGAGAAATTACGCCTGCATCACGTGATGGAGATGTGGCAGCAACGTACACGCAAGAGCTGGATCCGCGGGACGGATAGCGGTAATCTGCAGGCTCTGGCCTCGCTTTTGATGCGCCTCGCGCTGATTGCCATCGTCATCTGGCGGTGGTGGGAGGGGCGCGCGGATGCCGGGCGGGTCGCTTATGTGCTGACGATGGTCTTCCTCATCCAAGGTTACTTGCGTGACCTCGGTAACCAGGTGTCGCAGCTCCAACGTGGCGTCAATGAGATGGAAGAGATGGTCGCGATTTTTGACCATGAAACAGATGTCGCGGACTCAGCGCATGCGAAAGACATCGCCATCCATCGCGGAGGGATCCGTTTTGACAAGGTGACATTTGTTTATCCGGGCACAACACGTTCACTCTTCACTGATTTTTCCGTATCGATCGAAGGGGGGACAAGCGTGGCGCTGGTGGGGCGAAGTGGCTCCGGCAAGTCCAGTTTCGTCAAACTGCTGCAACGGCTTTATGACCCGCAGGCAGGCAGCATCTCCATTGATGGCACGGACCTGCGTGATTTCAGCCTTTCCTCCCTACGCGGTCAGATCGCCATCGTACCGCAGGACCCCGCATTATTTCATCGCTCCTTGGCGGAAAATATCGCTTACGCGAATCCGACCGCCTCCCAGGCTGATATTGAACGCGCGGCGAAGCAGGCCAATGCGCATGATTTTATTGCTCATCTCCCCGAGGGATATAAAACATTGGTCGGTGAGCGCGGCGTTAAACTCTCCGGCGGGGAACGTCAGCGTGTTGCCATTGCCCGGGCCTTTCTCGCAGATGCACCTATCGTGATTTTTGATGAGGCCACCTCAAGCCTTGACTCTCAATCCGAACTTCTTGTCAACGAAGCCATGGATCGCCTCATGTTGGGGCGGACGGTGATCGTCATCGCCCATCGCCTGTCAACCGTGCGCTCCCTTGACCGCATCATTGTTTTTCAGCAGGGTCGCATCGTTGAGGACGGGTCACATGACGCCCTTCTTAACCTGCCGGAAGGTGTCTATAATCACCTCTACCGCATTCAGGCGCATGAGGGGCACGCGGATCAGATTTAA
- a CDS encoding LysE family translocator, producing MIDAHIWLLFCGTVFGLFGIPGPNMLQTLTISVHEGFRQSLASSLGCLAASLLVNTISAAGLGAFMHAEPRWFDVIKYCGGAYLFYLGASAIYHWRRTSFTPEPTLQEKRLRGTRLNMRRGFLIGISNPKLILFSVAFFPQFIDWHRDAVPQFVILFTTFMIGEAMWLVAYAVGGARLSALLARPRVSYAFNIASGLIFIAFSVAVIGTRF from the coding sequence TTGATCGACGCCCATATCTGGCTGCTTTTCTGCGGGACGGTTTTTGGCCTTTTCGGTATCCCCGGGCCGAATATGCTTCAGACACTGACGATCTCCGTCCATGAAGGTTTTCGTCAGAGCCTGGCATCGTCGCTCGGCTGTCTGGCGGCTTCCCTGCTGGTCAACACAATATCCGCAGCGGGGCTTGGCGCTTTTATGCATGCGGAGCCGCGATGGTTTGACGTTATCAAATATTGTGGCGGGGCCTATCTGTTTTACCTCGGTGCGTCGGCAATCTATCACTGGCGGCGCACAAGTTTCACGCCTGAACCGACATTGCAGGAAAAGCGCCTGCGTGGCACGCGCCTCAATATGCGGCGGGGCTTCCTGATCGGGATCAGCAACCCCAAACTGATTCTCTTCTCCGTCGCGTTTTTCCCGCAATTTATCGACTGGCACCGCGATGCCGTGCCGCAATTCGTTATTCTGTTCACGACATTCATGATCGGGGAGGCGATGTGGCTGGTGGCTTATGCGGTTGGCGGCGCACGTCTCTCGGCCCTCCTGGCGCGGCCGCGCGTCAGTTACGCCTTTAATATCGCGTCAGGCCTGATTTTTATCGCGTTCAGTGTTGCCGTGATCGGCACACGTTTTTAA
- the rdgB gene encoding RdgB/HAM1 family non-canonical purine NTP pyrophosphatase, whose amino-acid sequence MTNPQIKRGDQLVLASHNQGKLAEFQALFTASGVDIKSAAAFDLPEPNEDADSFEGNARIKALAAARATGLPALADDSGFCVASLNGQPGIYSARWGGAHRDFNHAMQRVHDEMGAATDKRAVFVTVLCLAWLDGRTYFVEGRCDGQVAWPPKGENGHGYDPIFIPDGETRRFAEMTDAEKNAISHRGRALRQLMDIYVACDA is encoded by the coding sequence ATGACGAATCCGCAGATCAAACGCGGCGATCAGCTTGTTCTGGCCAGCCATAATCAAGGCAAACTCGCTGAATTCCAGGCGCTTTTTACGGCCTCAGGGGTGGATATCAAGTCGGCTGCCGCGTTTGACCTGCCCGAGCCTAATGAGGATGCAGATAGTTTTGAAGGCAATGCCCGTATCAAGGCCCTTGCCGCCGCGCGGGCGACGGGTTTACCAGCCCTGGCGGATGATTCCGGCTTTTGCGTCGCTTCCCTGAATGGGCAACCCGGCATTTATTCCGCACGCTGGGGTGGGGCGCATCGGGACTTTAATCACGCGATGCAGCGCGTCCATGATGAGATGGGCGCCGCGACAGATAAACGTGCCGTGTTCGTGACGGTTCTGTGCCTTGCATGGCTGGACGGGCGGACATATTTTGTCGAAGGGCGCTGTGACGGTCAGGTTGCCTGGCCACCCAAAGGGGAGAATGGCCATGGTTATGATCCCATTTTTATCCCTGATGGTGAAACGCGGCGCTTCGCTGAAATGACAGATGCTGAGAAAAACGCCATCAGCCATCGCGGGCGGGCGTTACGGCAATTAATGGATATTTATGTTGCGTGTGACGCGTAA
- the rph gene encoding ribonuclease PH — MSTPRPSGRASDALRPVSIALGFARHAEGSVLIRMGGTEVLCAASVENRVPPFLRGQGQGWITAEYGMLPRATHSRSNREAAKGKQSGRTQEIQRLIGRALRACVDLKALGEMTITVDCDVLNADGGTRCASITGAWVALAIAMDQQIKQGALRKNPLRAQVAAISCGLIPSGAVLDLDYVEDSSAQTDTNFVLTSQGGIVEIQGAAEDSPFSEEAFFELLRLAKIGTKQLFSAQDAALTAFRAK, encoded by the coding sequence ATGAGCACCCCTCGCCCCTCCGGTCGCGCTTCAGATGCGTTGCGTCCCGTTTCGATTGCGCTCGGATTTGCGCGTCATGCTGAAGGGTCAGTTCTGATCAGAATGGGTGGGACGGAGGTCCTTTGTGCCGCGAGTGTTGAAAACCGCGTGCCGCCTTTCCTGCGGGGCCAGGGCCAGGGGTGGATCACGGCGGAATATGGCATGTTGCCACGCGCGACCCATAGTCGCAGCAACCGTGAAGCCGCGAAGGGCAAGCAATCCGGCCGCACTCAGGAGATTCAGCGCCTCATCGGGCGGGCCCTGCGCGCGTGCGTCGATCTGAAAGCCTTGGGAGAAATGACCATCACGGTCGATTGTGACGTGCTGAATGCCGATGGCGGCACACGTTGCGCGTCAATCACCGGCGCATGGGTCGCGCTCGCGATCGCCATGGATCAGCAGATCAAACAGGGCGCCCTCCGCAAAAACCCCCTTCGTGCACAGGTCGCCGCCATATCTTGTGGCCTGATCCCGTCCGGCGCGGTGCTTGACCTTGATTACGTCGAGGACAGTTCAGCGCAGACCGATACAAATTTTGTGCTGACGAGTCAGGGCGGTATTGTTGAAATACAGGGGGCGGCAGAGGACTCACCTTTCAGTGAGGAAGCTTTTTTTGAGCTGCTGCGCCTGGCAAAAATCGGCACGAAACAGCTCTTCAGTGCGCAGGACGCGGCCCTTACCGCCTTTCGCGCCAAATGA
- a CDS encoding (2Fe-2S)-binding protein, with product MIICSCNVLTDYDVAEAAREGATRARDVYAVRGCKPQCGACILVMQDVLRELAEAGACQIEGQPYRARQPARVTHEGCGHCLTLSENQLT from the coding sequence ATGATTATCTGCTCCTGTAACGTGCTGACAGATTATGACGTTGCTGAAGCCGCGCGAGAGGGTGCGACACGTGCGCGTGACGTCTACGCGGTGCGCGGCTGCAAGCCGCAATGCGGCGCGTGTATCCTGGTCATGCAGGATGTTCTGCGTGAATTGGCGGAGGCGGGCGCGTGTCAAATCGAGGGCCAGCCTTATCGAGCACGCCAACCCGCGCGCGTGACACACGAGGGTTGCGGGCATTGCCTGACCCTGTCGGAAAATCAGCTGACCTGA
- the bfr gene encoding bacterioferritin: MIKDDKIIEHLNTQLTNELTAINQYFLHARTLNHWGVTKLGKKEYQESIEEMHHADWLIERILYLGGLPNVQRLNTILIGQDVREILECDLKLEKKALVDLAEGIAYCERVRDFVSRDLLLKILENEEEHEDYLDRQFDLIKQIGIERYIQLNSGAANESDVGSV; the protein is encoded by the coding sequence ATGATCAAAGACGATAAAATCATTGAGCATCTCAACACGCAGTTGACGAATGAGCTCACAGCCATCAATCAGTATTTCCTTCATGCCCGCACGCTTAATCACTGGGGTGTGACAAAGCTTGGCAAGAAGGAATATCAGGAATCGATTGAGGAGATGCACCATGCTGATTGGCTTATTGAGCGCATTCTCTATCTCGGTGGTCTACCGAACGTTCAGCGCCTCAACACCATTCTGATTGGTCAAGACGTCAGAGAAATTCTGGAATGCGATCTGAAGTTGGAAAAGAAGGCGCTTGTCGATCTCGCAGAGGGCATCGCTTATTGTGAGAGGGTCCGTGATTTCGTCTCACGTGATCTTCTGCTTAAAATTCTTGAAAATGAAGAAGAGCACGAGGATTATCTGGATCGGCAATTTGACCTGATCAAGCAGATCGGTATTGAGCGCTATATTCAGCTTAATTCCGGCGCTGCGAATGAATCTGATGTCGGCAGCGTCTGA
- a CDS encoding DEAD/DEAH box helicase, with product MPFPDTAAPLNRALSARGYTTPTAVQEAVLKSELADRDLLVSAQTGSGKTVAFGLAIAPTLLPGDAQRLPPAQAPLALVIAPTRELAVQVQNELQWLYAETGARIASTIGGTDARREAQSLRQGAHIVVGTPGRLCDHLSRGNLDLTQLRAVVLDEADEMLDLGFREELEQLLDATPDQKRMLLFSATIAREIASLARRYQNNAERIDTVSARKQHADITYRCILTAPNDIKRSVINILRFYESPSALLFCHTRAMVAQVQAALTEKGFASVAISGEMGHNERSRAMEALRSGVARVCVATDVAARGIDVPTLSLVINASIPSEPATLLHRSGRTGRAGRKGTSVILVPHNQRRRAERLLTMAKIADASWEAVPTADAIKAEDTRRLLERETLFAPSRPDEDALATTLANTHDAHALAVALSRLYRERLPKSENIRPVSVPPPGNRERAPREGHPRDRHLEGGSWFRLAVGREEWADPKWLIPLICRVGGVTKKDIGAIRINPDHTVFEIASDAAERFSACIEDLDSDEVAITPGEAPSPSGGNFRRHGGGRKSSARPEGKRRDDSGGFRKKGDAAFAGKKPYEKSPGKPRQAKANPGGKTSTRRRY from the coding sequence ATGCCATTCCCCGATACTGCTGCCCCCCTTAACCGCGCCCTGTCCGCCCGAGGCTATACGACCCCCACGGCCGTGCAGGAAGCTGTGCTTAAGTCGGAACTCGCCGATCGGGATCTGCTTGTTTCTGCCCAGACAGGTTCCGGTAAGACGGTGGCTTTCGGGCTGGCCATCGCGCCAACATTGTTGCCCGGTGACGCGCAGCGCCTGCCGCCGGCGCAGGCCCCTCTGGCGCTGGTCATCGCACCGACGCGTGAGCTGGCCGTGCAGGTGCAGAATGAGCTGCAATGGCTTTATGCTGAGACAGGTGCACGCATCGCCAGCACAATCGGCGGCACGGATGCGCGGCGTGAAGCCCAGTCACTACGTCAGGGCGCACATATCGTCGTCGGCACGCCCGGGCGCTTATGTGACCATCTGTCACGCGGTAACCTCGACCTCACCCAGCTGCGCGCGGTTGTTCTCGATGAAGCGGATGAAATGCTTGACCTGGGTTTTCGGGAGGAGTTGGAACAGCTTCTGGACGCAACCCCCGACCAGAAGCGCATGCTGCTGTTCTCCGCGACCATCGCGCGGGAAATCGCCTCTCTTGCGCGGCGCTACCAGAATAATGCTGAGCGTATCGACACTGTCTCCGCGCGCAAGCAACATGCGGACATCACTTATCGCTGCATCCTGACCGCGCCAAATGATATTAAGCGCTCCGTCATTAATATCCTCCGCTTTTATGAGAGCCCTTCGGCGCTTCTCTTCTGCCATACACGCGCGATGGTGGCGCAGGTACAGGCCGCATTGACGGAGAAAGGTTTTGCCTCCGTCGCCATTTCCGGCGAGATGGGTCATAATGAGCGCAGCCGCGCGATGGAAGCCCTGCGCTCCGGCGTGGCACGCGTCTGCGTCGCGACCGATGTCGCCGCGCGCGGCATTGACGTCCCCACTTTGAGCCTCGTCATTAATGCGAGCATCCCGTCAGAACCCGCGACCCTCCTGCACCGGTCCGGCCGCACAGGGCGCGCGGGGCGGAAAGGGACAAGCGTCATTCTGGTGCCGCATAATCAGCGCCGCCGGGCCGAGCGTCTTTTGACGATGGCCAAGATCGCCGATGCAAGCTGGGAGGCCGTGCCCACAGCGGATGCCATCAAAGCGGAAGATACGCGTCGCCTGCTGGAGCGTGAGACGCTGTTTGCGCCATCGCGCCCGGACGAGGATGCACTGGCGACCACGCTCGCGAACACCCATGACGCCCACGCCTTGGCCGTTGCGCTCAGCCGCCTCTATCGTGAGCGCCTGCCGAAATCCGAGAACATCCGCCCCGTCAGCGTCCCGCCCCCCGGCAATAGGGAGAGAGCACCGCGAGAGGGGCACCCTCGGGATCGCCATCTTGAGGGTGGCAGCTGGTTCCGCCTCGCTGTCGGACGTGAGGAGTGGGCCGACCCGAAATGGCTGATCCCGCTAATTTGTCGTGTCGGCGGGGTGACAAAGAAAGATATCGGTGCCATTCGCATTAACCCCGACCACACGGTTTTTGAGATCGCTTCAGACGCTGCCGAGCGTTTCAGCGCGTGTATCGAAGATCTCGATTCTGACGAGGTCGCCATCACTCCGGGTGAAGCCCCTTCGCCCTCAGGCGGCAATTTCCGGCGTCATGGCGGTGGCAGAAAGTCGTCAGCCCGACCGGAGGGCAAACGGCGCGATGATTCGGGTGGATTCCGCAAAAAAGGCGACGCCGCTTTTGCGGGGAAAAAACCTTACGAGAAGTCACCTGGCAAGCCGCGTCAGGCAAAAGCCAATCCTGGCGGCAAAACGTCGACGCGCCGGCGTTACTGA
- a CDS encoding methyltransferase domain-containing protein — protein MIAMMRPISRHATRIFRWIRGGRLAVAALYRATLSPEAEILDLMAGPQTALPDDIAFPYVTGLDVSENLMQGKARLASRVVFDLNNEAPLPFPDAHFDAVLLCDGLPYLTHPQHVISQAERVLRPGGALVVSFSDRFYSRKAFALWQALEAEDRVRLVTIFMTRTGLTDLDTGDVTPPEDLNAWQDTVHAVIGRKTARWLKVGPSH, from the coding sequence ATGATCGCGATGATGCGACCTATTTCGAGACATGCGACAAGGATTTTTCGATGGATCAGGGGGGGACGCCTGGCCGTCGCCGCTTTATATCGCGCAACCCTCTCACCTGAGGCGGAAATTCTTGACCTCATGGCCGGGCCGCAGACAGCCCTGCCGGATGATATCGCCTTCCCCTATGTAACGGGACTGGATGTGAGCGAAAATCTCATGCAAGGCAAAGCGCGATTAGCTTCTCGCGTGGTATTTGACTTGAATAATGAGGCTCCGCTTCCCTTCCCGGACGCGCATTTTGACGCCGTCCTTCTCTGCGATGGGCTGCCTTACCTGACGCACCCTCAACATGTCATCTCGCAGGCTGAGCGTGTGCTGCGCCCGGGTGGGGCACTTGTCGTGTCCTTCTCGGATCGGTTTTATTCGCGCAAGGCCTTCGCCTTGTGGCAGGCGCTGGAGGCGGAGGACCGCGTCCGCCTTGTCACCATTTTCATGACGCGCACCGGTCTGACGGACCTGGATACAGGCGACGTGACCCCGCCGGAAGACCTCAATGCGTGGCAGGATACGGTGCACGCCGTCATCGGGCGCAAAACAGCGCGATGGTTGAAAGTCGGTCCAAGCCATTAA